The sequence TCGGGCAACCTCCCCAACTGGACCTTCATCTCTCGTATGGTCCTTCCAGTTTGTAGACTCTCAACCTCTGCCAGTTCTCCTACCTTTGCTTCGAGGAGCCTTGCTAGTCGAGTCAAGGCTTTTGATCTTTCGATAACTGGCGCGAGACCATGTTCCTGCATTGAATACCTCTTGAGCTGACGAGATGGCCGAAGCTACGTCCGAGGGAGATGCAGAGGTTACGGATGTGATAGGCTGATTTGTCGAGGGGTTTAGTACCGGTATTCTAGGCCGTGGTCGGATAAGTGATAAAAAGAATGGCGAAAGAAGGACTTACGATGACCCAGAACCCTCAACGAATCTCCCATTGATGTGTGGTCCATATTGAGCACGCTACGAATAACGGTCAAACAAGTTTAACACTAACAACCGTCCGACTCACGACCAGCGATGCAGCCCTCCTCACCGGGGTTGCAAACATATCTCCATCAACGTTCTGAAGAAGATGATCGCAAACTATATATACCTCTCCAGCCTCCCCGACTGCGATCGGCATCGCACGTGACGCCGACCGCACATGTGCGCACACCAAATTCCTTCTTTATAGCAAGGATGTAATAATTTATCAGCTTCGGAGCCATTTTCGCATTTTTAACCACCACTCCTCTATATGTTTTCTCGTGCTCGGAATATGCTCGTCGACGTCCACACACACGTCTATCTTCCCGTTATGCGGATCTCATGAGGGCCAGAGCAAAAGCCCCAGGATAGTGCCTTCCAAGGACGGCAAGGGAGAAGTTGATTGTTCTCGAGGGAAAGGACTCTGGGAGACCTGTTGGTGGTCAGGTAGGCCCAAGATTATTTTCTGTCAAATTGGGATTAATTAATTGGCTATTGGCAGTACTGGGACCGCTCCGAGAAACTTGCATTCATGGACAAGCACGGTATCGACATTTCGATTGTCTCTACCGCCAACCCATGGCTTGATTTCCTCACTTCAAAGGAGGCTCCTTCGCTTGCACGAGAGCTAAATGATGATCTCGAGGCATACTGCGCTACCGGACCttctctttcttcttctcccttgCGGAGGCTATACGGATTCGGCTTGCTGCCTCTCCTTCCAGATGTTCCAACCTCTGAAATCACTTCAATCGTTGAGCAAATTGGGTCCTTGTCACATTTGAAGGGAGTCATTATGGGTACAAAAGGCGTTGGCAAAGGACTAGACGACCCAGCTCTTGAACCCGTCTGGGAAGCCATCGCCTCCAAAGGCCTGGTCATTTTCTTACACCCACACTACGGGGTTCCCGATGAGCTCTTTGGTGATATCGAGAATGGCCACGTCTTCCCCTCGCCCTCGGCTTCCCATTCGAAACTGCGATCGTAAGCCCGTCGCATGCATTTCATTACGTTACATCATTTAATGAAATTTGATGCCAGGCGACAGCTCGGTTTATTCTGGCAGGTGTTCTTGATCGACACCCGAACCTGAGGCTCCTGCTCGCTCATTCGGGAGGAGCTTTGCCGATCTTGTCGTCCCGCCTTGCGTCGTGCATCGCACACGACCCGCTTGTCGCGCGCCGCCTCAAGCACGATGCACGACACTACCTTGGGATGCTGTACTACGATGCTGTAGCGTATGGGGCTCCAGAATTAAGCATGGCGAGTGCAGCTGCCGGACGAGGGCCCAACTACGCGGCGGATGCCGCAAAGGCAACCGACGGGATCGATGGATGGTCTGCGCTAGGCAGCCAGCGCATGATGTTTGGAACCGACCATCCGTTCTTCCCACCAGTTCCGGGAGTAGCAGACACGGAGGCCAAATGGGCGAGTGTGACCGAAAACCTAGCCGCAATTCAAGCCGTACCCGGGTGGAGCGAGGCTGACAAAGAGGGAGTAAGGAGTGGAAATGCGATCAAAACTTTTGGCTTGGCTTAAACACTTGGACTGGATGCGCATACGCAAATGCCAAGGGCTAGCGTGCAGTCAAATTTAGAATTAATGAATTTTGTATCACGACGTACAGTGATGGCCTATTATTTGTGTTGATAGCATATCAAGCAAGTTCCGCCTCCAAGTCTGCCGCTGCCTCTGCGGCCAAATCAATTGAATCCGCTGATACTGAAGTAGCACGACTACCGCCTTTACTCCTCGTGACCCCTGTCATCGGAACGTCCAAGCGCGAAGAATAAGCAGAAGAGGCGACAGACATTCCGGGAATCTGCAACTTCAAGCTGAAGTCTACGTGTGTAACGCCCTGATGGACCGCACTTGTGCTCAAAATATCGATATCTGATCGAGTCATGAGCCTCGGCTAGCACGTGAAACACCCACACTCACCATTGATAGCCCGTTCAATCAAATTTCCTTCCTCAATTCCTCCGCTCGTTTCGAGTTTAAACGTTCTCCGCCCCCTCCAACGCTCCCTCAACCTCCTAGCGACAATGACAAGCATTTCTCCATCGATATTGTCCAACATGATAACATCCGCTCCAGCTTCGATCGCCTCATCCGCCTCACGCTCGTTCCGTACCTCTACGTCAATGATCAGGCTAAATCCAGCCACCCGACGCGCAGTCGCGATAGCCGCAGCGATCGACCCAGTAGACCACACATGATTATCCTTGAGCATAACCATGCTCGACAAATCGAATCGGTGCGCGTCAATACCTCCCACCAGCATGCCGTACTTTTCGACCAACCTGAATCCAGGCGTCGTTTTTCGCGTACCAGCAAGGATACCTTTGAATCCTGCTGCGCGAGCTGCATCTCGGAACCGACGGCTCCTGTGTGTTATCCCTCGCAATCAGACAAATGTGTCAAGGATCGATTTCACGAATACGCACTTGGTTGCTATTCCGCTGCACCGAGCCAAGACGTTGAGAGCTACGCGTTCGCCCAATAGGAGGTGTCGAGCGGGCCCTCGGACAGTCGCTACGCGTGTGACTGGTTCAAAGACCTCGCCCTCTCGCATGTGCCATTGAACCGTGCATCCAAGCACTTGAAAGACTTCGTCGACAAAAGGAACCCCGGCGAGTACAGCTACGGGAAGTTTCAAAAATCGATCGCAAAGATGAGGAATATGATAAAATATCTTACCTActtcctttcctttcccTAATAGGTATGCCTCTCTCTCCACCTCACCTACAACATATCCACCCCAATCAAACGATGGTGTATCCTCGGCCAACCATGTCTGAACTACAGACTTCCACGAAGGCGGGAGTAGATGTGCAAACTCTTGGTTCGCGTATTTTACGCCTTGCATTACGACTATGGTGGTGGGAACAAAGAGAATTAGAGCTTTTCTGGGGCGTTTCGGCTCCGATCACGTGCTCTGAGATGGATTCGTGGGAGATTTGCGCCCCTGTGATTCGCCGGATGGGATCGGGAATGTAGGTTGATTCTGTGGTTGTATGCGATAGTGCCCAATTAAAAcatgatgtcatcaataCTAGAACATGATCTACCGATTTATATGCTAAATTAGCTGCCGGAATTCACCTTTCATTTTTTGGTTGATAATTGATTGCATACCGCAAACAACCTGTATCCTTACGCGCGTTTTACAAATCCCTTTCCCAAAAGGAATCTCAAGCACTTCCAGGTTGGTTAACTATCATGAGACTTGTGGTTCCAGTACAATACTCTGTCTTTCCTCTTCCATCGCAACACCCTATACATTACATATGCTGGACACAACTGTTTTTCAGCCCTTGAATCCGCCCCTCAATTAACCTTTTCTAGCTATGATAGGGTCCGACCATGTATTAGAGATAATAGTTAACTCAGACATACCCTATAAAGAAGATTCGGAGGTGCAGCTCGGGGTAGTGTACCAGCGAGATTTGGTTCATTCTCATCCCCTGAAGTTAAAGACAACTCATTCTTGCTTCCACGGCAAAGCGCGGAAATGAATTCTTAGCCATGTCTTTATCGGAAGCTCTCAATGTGATCAATAAAGCACCTTGTTGGTATAGTTTGAGCTTGTAATGTGAATCGTACTTCGAGGGGCATCAAAATGCTCCGTAGTGGACGCTAACGAGGGAGCCAACTTGAAGGCTTCCTCAAATTTGCCCGCCGAGAGATGCAGCATTCTCATGATTACGTGTTCACTGATCTTTCTGTTGTAGAACTAATTGAACCTCTCCTATCAGCTTTGTTTTTGTCGTACACCGCTGACCTGAAGTATGGTGTATGATATACTTGCAATTGGGGATTGGTCTCAATTTATAATTCGGATGTAGTTTGTGTTCTCGGGTTGTTAGAGCGCATCAGCCGCCAGTGTGAAGAGCCTTTTGTTCCTCATCGATTAGACTTGTCTGCACCTCGCACGGCTAAAGAAATTTCATTTGATTTCTTTGTGGACTAGCTCCTTTTACTTTTCACATGATCAAAGCAGAGCCTCAGCCCCTGAGCCCTCAGATTTCTTCAAAAGGTAATAATTCCCTTCCGAGCTTCGTCAGTAGACTTGATACAATCGGTCAGTGCTTCAATGTCCGAAGGCAGCATGTGAGATTTAAACGCTCAAGTCCTTGGCCATAGCCTCACTGTAACCTCATATGTACGTACACCAGGGCTGTGACTACTAACCACCGCTCGGCAAATCCCCAATAATATAACGACAATCGAATCATCCAAGGTACCAAAGCAAGACCTCATTGTTAGTTTTGATAAATCGGGCCAATCGATTAGCACCTAGTAGTACAGGTGGTCCCCGGTTTTCGGGTCAGCCTATATGGGAAAAGTTGCCATGAATGGAGGAGCAGACACTAGGAGAGCAAGAAAGCATCTGTATTCAGTGCCCGATCAAGTACGAAGATTAAACGTGCCTATCATTGCTTTCCTATGCATCCTTACGGCCTCGCGTTCATGTAGACTCGCACATGAAATATTTCAACAATTGGTAGCCTAAATATGGAAGCCCGGAGTCGTAACTCTCCGTCTTGGCGTAAAAACAGGCCTCGTGGAGACCTTGACCATTGCATGACATTCAAACGGCGGAGGTAACTTGCCGATTCGGCAATTCTACACTCTCAACTAATGGTACATGGATGTACCTCACCTGTGCCAGTTTGACGCTCACATGTAGAATCGCAATATAGGCCGAGCGCCGAACAGCCATATTGCTTATTGATTGCATAAACTATTCCGAGTTCAATTACTATGCACAGTGGTAACAAGGTATAAATACTCGCTGGGGTCACATCCGGTATCTTCATCCACCATATTACCAGCACTTGTTTCTTCTAACTCATTTTCGGGCTCTCATCTCACGATGAACTTCATCAGACTTGCCACAGTAGCTATGACTCTGACATCAGTGCTCATCGAACCCATTCAAGCGCGACCTGGACGTTGTGGTTCTCACCCGAGGCAGGCTTCTTCCATTTTGCCGTATTATTCACTCATTAATATAGCGTAGCTATGAACAAGTGAAAATAGACGAGGCTTCTTTTCAAGAAAAGAAGAATTTATCCAAGGCGAAACAGAGTGCCCTCAATCTCAATGTAGTTATTCCAGTCCATTGGCATGCCATCCAATCTGGTGATTGTATGCACATTTTATTCTCCATCTATTCATCATGAAACTAACAACGCATGGGTCCTAAGCCTTAGCAGAGGGTCACATACCTGAATCACAGGTCATCGACTCAATCAAAGTTCTCAACGAGGATTACGCGACCACGGGCTTCTCTTTCAAGCTGGAGAGTGCTAACTATGTTACAAATGCGTAAGTTCAAATATCCTTATAACCGATTGACTAATATCTTCATCTCCCTCCAGAACATGGTTTGAAGCAGCTGGCCCCGACACGGACTACCCAGAACGAGTTTATCAAACCGAAATGAAGGGGAAATTACATCAAGGCAATGCAACGACACTAAATATATACTGTCGGTTTTACCAACATTAGTGACCCTCGCCTTCTTGGTTATGCTACTTTTCCTAAATCTTACATCATGGATCCCTTGGATGACGGGGTTGTTATCCTCTATTCAACGGTTCCCGGGGGGTCGAGCGATCCAAATAATTTGGGAAGAACCCTAACGCATGAAGTAGGCCACTGGATGAATCTCTATCATACCTTCTCGGAGAGCTGTGACGATGATGGTGACTTCGTCGATGATACCCCTGCTCAGCTTAACTCAACCAAAGGCTGTCCAACCGTCGCACCAGATAGTTGCCCAGGTCGACCGGGTCGCGATCCGTAAGTCCATGTTGATATCCCCTACCACGATAGGAGCTTATCGCATTCATTGATACTAGGATTCACAACTATATGGACTACAGTTCTGATATTTGCTTAACCGAGGTGAGATCCGCTTGTTCACCCCTTTTACGATAGACGCCTGATTCACCACATACCAGTTCACACGAGGGCAAATCCGACGTATGCAGGAGTCTTTCATTTCGTTTCGTATCGATAGCGCTTAGGAATTCGAGAGTGCCATCATTATACTTCTTTCCTTCGATGCGTTAATAACGCTATGTACTGACACACACCAAAGAGACTAATAATAGTATGACCTATCAATCCTGTAATCATTCATGTTTGGGATAAGTGAACTCAAAGTGCATATGTGAGTGAGCTTTGGTACAGGAGGGGAAGTCACGCGGGCGAGCTCCCCTTCTTAGGTCTCCCATTACGAGATACTGAGTGTGCATATACACGTAATCATCACATTATATCCTTTTGGTAAGCCCAGGGGTGTGGCAGGGGGTACACGGGGTATGCTCCCCAGTCGCATGTATATAGCATGTGCTCCCATACGCGGAGATTCGTCCCTTCCACCGCTGCACATCCCCGTCTCCAGCGGGAACCCTCACTCGCGGAGGGGACATCCCGACTCACATCCTGGTCGTGTGCTCCACACGCCTAGGATCCACCAAGCATATTACGATCTATACATATATGATGTGATTTGATGTGCTGCTTATAAACTAGTAGCTAAGAATATAAATACAGGAATTAATGGCGTGGTAAGGTAGTACGTCGAGTAATAAAATTACAAATCACTGTAGTTGTGTATTCCATATAAGTGTTACGGTAGTGAGACTTAACTCAGGGATGCTACATGACACTCTGAAGGCTTTTGGGCTTGAATCTTCATCTTTTATACTCTAGCTGAGTTAGTAAAGGGTGTAGAGCATACAGGAATCAGAGCGTTGGAGACGGGTGTACGAGGTGGTGGAAAGAGATGCATATCCGCGTATACGGGCAGGTGCTATATACATGCGGTACACGCGGTCGGGGGGCATACCCCCGTGCCTCCCCTACTACAGTGTTGTGCACCGTAACCCGCGTAGTTGCACAACCAGGACTTGGCCGGTGCTTTGTcgcgagtcacgtgatctcttATTGCTGGTGCTGTACAGTATCTTGCCTTCCATCTTCTTCCACTCCATCCTCGCCCGCTTCGCGGCCTCAATCACATTATCATATCACTAGTTTCTCAAGGATATGTATTGTTTCTCCCCACCTACTCCGGTCTGCTCGTGATGTTGTCGGTGTTTGTATATCTTTCATCCTTCCATTTGCACATAATATATACTATCTTGCGCCACGAGTGCGACTAGGTTAAGTTAAGGAACCACAATTAAAAGGAATTTTTTGAGGTAATCACGGAACGTTGGGCCAAGATTACATCAATTGAGAGCTCTGAATTGACTCATACTCGTTACGTTCGGAATCAGTAAATTGTCAGGTGAAGTGTGATCACTTCCGGTCATGCGCGGAACTGAAGATTAACTGTGTCATACAGCTGATGCGGGCAGTATGCACACTCTTCGATTTGTTGACTCCTGGATAGCCATACAGAACTATTGACTTCATTAGCGGATACAAATATGATCAAAAGTTAGGCTCCATTTGGCCGTGGTGATTTTGTTCAATATAGCATCAAAAACAGTGACATGATTCAATTTATCCCATTCAGGCCATTTAAGGGTTTTCGCGCGCGATGGGTTCGTTCGGCGAGTCGCGACGTACCCAAGACGATTAAAAAGAGATCTGGCTGATAGCAGGTCAGTGAATCTTTCGTCCAGTAGTGCATTTTCTATAGAGACTTTCATGAAATTTGCCTTGTATACTCCATTCCAGAACTTGACCACATGACACCCTAAAAGTTCACTTTCGCGATTGTTTCTCTTGCGCGCAACTTCAATAGCCGTATGAAGCATTCTCTTAAACTCGAGACTAAGATATCCTATATTATCATACACAACTCAAACAATAATACGCCAAGTGTTGGGATACTCATAAGTTCTTATTCTTGAGTCAGTACTCGGGTGCTTCACAATAAAATCAACAACTCCCGATGCTTTGCCGGCCTCACACTGAGTCTATACAAGCGCTCCCTGGGGTCCTATGGGGCTGATTATTATACCTGTAAGCTATTGTAATCGCTTCACACCTTGGTTGGCCTTTTGATGAGCCAGAGCAAGTGACACAGTCAGTTAAGCGCGCGGGTTGATTACGGTTGACTTACTTCGTAAGCAGCAAGCCTATGGAACATTGGCTATGGGAGATTAAGGTATAAAATTAAGCGGTCAGGAAACAGTGTACATCAAATACTCAATAACATGTCTAACTCGACTCTTGTTTTGATAGCCCCACTGCAGGCTCTACTTGATACCATCTTTCCGTCAGGAGGAGAGCAGTCCACCTTGGATTTTCTCGCATTTGCCAAGACCCACTCACTCGAACTTGCGCTTGGTGCGCTCACTGTGCTCATTGCTcctcgcatatatgcaattcTCAGGGGGCCAACAAGTTCAGTGAACTCGATGGGCCCCGGCCGGCTTCGTTCATCTGGGGTAAGTAACCCTACCGCTCTCACACAGTACTACGGGGGAGTTGACTTGTTTGTTACAAAAAGGTGCCGAGGGTATATTATATCACCCTGAAAATGGCCTCTCAACCCACATGGAGCTTCTCAGCCAATATGGTTCCATGTGCAGAATGAAAGGGGCTTTGGGGGTGAGTCCAACAAATCTAATATTTTAATAGCCATATCAACCCCTTGTTTCAGGAAGATCAACTATGGATTGCGGATCCGCGAGCAATGAATGACGTTATTCTTAAAGGAACTGATTACTTTCATGAACCTGATGGATTAATTTCGTAAGCCTTGGCTTCAGCCTTCTTTACTGTAAACTTACTACAGATAAATATTCTCATAGATGGTTCAAACTTGCCTTTGGACCTAATATACTTACAGCAAAAGGTAAATTCGCCCAATTTGCCTAAATATCTCTAATAAAAAATTTCAGGGCATAAACACAAAATTCAACGCAAGGCAAGTCGAGCGCCCGTGTTTATTCAGCATCATTATTGACGGATTTATGCAGATTCTCAATCCAGTATTCACCGCTGCTCATATGCGTAAATGTGAGCCTTAGACTTCTGAACAATGTTTACACATACTGACTCATTTACTGAAGTGGTTCTGACATATCGATCGCACACAAAGTTCAATAGACTAATATTCTATTTGATCAACAGACGCCAGTCTTCCACAACATTGCTCACTATGTAAGGCATCTAACTATTTTGTAGGAGGCAATATCATCCAACTCACCCTGCTTAGCTCCAGGATATTGTAGCCTCCAGGGTGCGAGACAACGGAAACAACACAGGAATAATTGACATATACAAATGGATGAATAACGTTGCACTCGAAATGATTGGCCAAGCAGGTAAGCATGTATGAGTTGTGTGAATTCGCTTTATATCACATCTCGCCCACATAAACAGGAGTCGGACACTCATTCGGCGTGATGGAGGACAAGGAGATTCAGTACCTCGATGCGTCGCATCAAGTATTGTGAGTAAATCAATCTTCCCAGCAGCACGGGAAATGGTGTTAATACTATCTTTAATCCAAATTTCTGAAAGGCCCTTGATAAATAGCATGTGGTACATACGACCATTTCTGCCTACTCTCACTAGGCTAGGTCCTCCTGGCTTCCGAAGGTTTATTTTAGACCACGTTTCGTTTGGCCCTGCGCAACAGCTGAAAAAAGCCGCAGACGTCATGGATAAGATGGTATATTTGCGGTTCCAACTTCCACTCTGCATTTTCGCTCACATTGACTCACAGGCAAACGAGATCTATGTCAAAAAGAAGGAATCGCTTGCCAACGGAACTTTGGATTCGGAAATCGCAGCTGGAAATGATATTATTTCGATGCTTTGTATGCATTTTTTTTGTTTGCGCGCGGAGATGTACCTACTGACATGCTTCGAAAATGCCAGTGAAGCAAAACAAAGTCGTGTCCCCTGAGGAACAGATGACAGAAGAAGAGATTATATCTCAAGTCAAGTATGTACAAGTATCCTAAAGAGCAAATGGATACTGAGCTCCGCGATGTTTTAGTGGTTTAGTTTTTGCTGGACACGATACAACCAGGTATATTTCAATTGTATAAGTACTAGTCTCATTTTTAATCCCCTTCGTATTCTAGCGGTGCCTTGGCAAGGACCCTACATCTTCTTGCTCAAGAGCCAAACGTACAGGAACAGCTTCGTGCCGAAATTAGGGAGGCGCATAGTCTCTATGGTAAAGACCTTGACTATGATCAACTCAATTCCCTCAAATACCTCGATGCCGTTTGCCGCGAATCTTTGCGCCTTTGGTCTCCAAGCCAAACCCTGGAGCGCGTTGCAATGAAAGATTGGAGTTTACCTCTGCAGTATCCCATAAAGTCGAAGGACGGGAAAAAGACAGTGACAAATATCCACGTACCAAAGGGGACGCATATATA comes from Rhizoctonia solani chromosome 4, complete sequence and encodes:
- a CDS encoding amidohydrolase family protein — its product is MDKHGIDISIVSTANPWLDFLTSKEAPSLARELNDDLEAYCATGPSLSSSPLRRLYGFGLLPLLPDVPTSEITSIVEQIGSLSHLKGVIMGTKGVGKGLDDPALEPVWEAIASKGLVIFLHPHYGVPDELFGDIENGHVFPSPSASHSKLRSLLLAHSGGALPILSSRLASCIAHDPLVARRLKHDARHYLGMLYYDAVAYGAPELSMASAAAGRGPNYAADAAKATDGIDGWSALGSQRMMFGTDHPFFPPVPGVADTEAKWASVTENLAAIQAVPGWSEADKEGVRSGNAIKTFGLA
- a CDS encoding cytochrome P450 family protein produces the protein MSNSTLVLIAPLQALLDTIFPSGGEQSTLDFLAFAKTHSLELALGALTVLIAPRIYAILRGPTSSVNSMGPGRLRSSGDIVASRVRDNGNNTGIIDIYKWMNNVALEMIGQAGVGHSFGVMEDKEIQYLDASHQVLPLINSMWYIRPFLPTLTRLGPPGFRRFILDHVSFGPAQQLKKAADVMDKMANEIYVKKKESLANGTLDSEIAAGNDIISMLLKQNKVVSPEEQMTEEEIISQVNGLVFAGHDTTSGALARTLHLLAQEPNVQEQLRAEIREAHSLYGKDLDYDQLNSLKYLDAVCRESLRLWSPSQTLERVAMKDWSLPLQYPIKSKDGKKTVTNIHVPKGTHIYLSIGSANRDKKTWGEDAEKFNPSRWLQPLPLSVGESKIPGVFSNLMTFSGGPRSCIGFKFSQLEMKIVLSSLISTFNFELGPEKHIWSPAGVVKPHVKHKDGTMDSVPSLRMKLTLVNE
- a CDS encoding extracellular metalloprotease, which encodes MRSYEQVKIDEASFQEKKNLSKAKQSALNLNVVIPVHWHAIQSGDSLAEGHIPESQVIDSIKVLNEDYATTGFSFKLESANYVTNATWFEAAGPDTDYPERVYQTEMKGKLHQGNATTLNIYCHWMNLYHTFSESCDDDGDFVDDTPAQLNSTKGCPTVAPDSCPGRPGRDPIHNYMDYSSDICLTEFTRGQIRRMQESFISFRIDSA